The proteins below come from a single Mycobacterium parmense genomic window:
- the sepX gene encoding divisome protein SepX/GlpR, whose translation MPSIPQSLLWISLVVLWLFVLVPMLISKRDAVRRTSDVALATRVLNSGGNSRLIKRTGPAAGHRSDPGWQAPEDTAEEDEPELDRDEGQVSAGYEADRDDDEDADRQDTEDLPRLRAVVDKVDAPEEIGPDYLDVDVVEDSKALPVGAAAEATGPVQVDRHDPAAADFDGYEYVEDSSGLEPEDDEQESDDAPFAAPAPRAASRRHRFDAQTAAAVSARKYVFRKRMLMAMAVVLVGSATAAFEVTPSAWWVCGTATAVTMLYLAYLRRQTRIEEKVRRRRMQRMARARLGVENAHDRDYDVVPSRLRRPGAVVLEIDDEDPVFEHLDYFVPARNYGWPRDLPRAVGQ comes from the coding sequence ATGCCAAGCATCCCGCAATCACTGTTGTGGATCTCGCTTGTGGTGCTGTGGCTGTTCGTTCTTGTGCCGATGCTCATCAGCAAACGCGATGCCGTGCGGCGCACCAGCGACGTGGCCCTGGCGACCAGGGTCCTCAACAGCGGCGGCAATTCCCGCCTCATCAAACGCACCGGCCCGGCGGCGGGTCACCGCAGCGACCCGGGCTGGCAGGCACCCGAGGACACCGCCGAGGAGGACGAGCCGGAGCTCGACCGTGACGAGGGCCAGGTCAGCGCCGGCTACGAGGCGGACCGCGACGACGACGAAGACGCGGACCGCCAGGACACCGAGGACTTGCCGCGGTTGCGCGCCGTCGTCGACAAGGTCGACGCCCCCGAGGAGATCGGGCCCGACTACCTCGACGTGGACGTGGTCGAAGACTCCAAGGCGCTTCCGGTGGGAGCCGCCGCCGAGGCCACCGGGCCCGTACAGGTTGACCGCCACGATCCCGCCGCCGCCGACTTCGACGGCTACGAGTATGTCGAGGACTCCTCCGGTCTGGAACCCGAAGACGACGAGCAGGAGTCCGACGACGCGCCTTTCGCGGCGCCGGCGCCGCGGGCCGCCTCACGGCGACACCGGTTCGACGCCCAGACCGCGGCCGCGGTCAGCGCCCGCAAGTACGTCTTCCGCAAGCGGATGCTGATGGCGATGGCGGTCGTGCTCGTCGGCTCCGCCACGGCGGCGTTCGAGGTGACCCCGAGCGCGTGGTGGGTGTGCGGCACCGCCACCGCCGTGACGATGCTGTACCTCGCCTACCTGAGGCGCCAGACCCGCATCGAAGAGAAGGTCCGCCGCCGTCGGATGCAGCGGATGGCGCGTGCGCGGCTCGGCGTGGAGAACGCTCACGACCGCGACTACGACGTGGTCCCGTCGCGGCTTCGGCGCCCCGGCGCGGTGGTGCTCGAGATCGACGACGAGGACCCCGTCTTCGAGCACCTCGACTACTTCGTGCCGGCGCGCAACTACGGTTGGCCCCGCGACTTGCCGCGCGCCGTCGGCCAGTAG
- a CDS encoding glucose 1-dehydrogenase, whose translation MADLTGKVAIVTGGGSGIGEAAAVAIARAGAAVVIGNRGAAEGERVVQAIRRGGGRAVFQPTDVSRPSDARALVERTVSEFGRLDIAHNNAGTEGEQVPLHEQDIEEASSLFDVNIKGVFYCMKYEIEQMLKTGGGAIVNTSSIFGLNGYPGWSLYTATKHAVTGMTKAAALDYAKQNIRVNAVAPGPVETALLVKGTGGDPHSYAAFVPMGRIGQPDEIAGAVVWLLSDEASYVTGHTLPVDGGVCAQ comes from the coding sequence ATGGCTGACTTGACGGGCAAGGTGGCGATCGTGACGGGCGGCGGATCGGGTATTGGCGAGGCGGCGGCCGTGGCGATCGCGAGGGCCGGAGCCGCCGTCGTTATCGGGAACCGGGGCGCCGCCGAGGGAGAGCGGGTGGTTCAGGCCATCCGACGGGGCGGGGGCCGGGCTGTCTTCCAACCGACCGATGTGAGCAGACCTTCCGATGCCAGGGCGTTGGTCGAGCGGACCGTCAGTGAATTTGGCCGTTTGGACATCGCCCACAACAACGCCGGGACGGAGGGCGAACAGGTCCCCCTACACGAGCAGGACATCGAGGAGGCATCCTCGCTGTTCGACGTGAATATCAAGGGAGTGTTCTACTGCATGAAGTACGAGATCGAGCAAATGCTCAAGACCGGTGGGGGGGCGATCGTGAACACGTCCTCGATCTTCGGATTGAACGGCTATCCCGGCTGGTCGTTGTACACCGCCACTAAGCATGCCGTCACCGGCATGACCAAAGCGGCGGCCCTGGACTACGCCAAGCAGAACATTCGGGTGAATGCGGTTGCGCCCGGACCGGTCGAGACGGCTCTGCTAGTGAAAGGGACAGGCGGCGACCCGCACAGCTATGCCGCTTTCGTACCGATGGGGCGAATAGGGCAGCCAGACGAGATCGCCGGCGCCGTGGTGTGGCTGTTGTCCGACGAAGCGAGTTACGTCACCGGCCACACGCTGCCCGTTGATGGTGGGGTCTGCGCGCAGTAA
- the lipY gene encoding triacylglycerol lipase LipY, translating into MSYLIAFPDILTSAAAELAAIGSSVSAAHAAAAASTTGILAPAEDEVSAAITALLSARGQDFQALGTQASAFHSQFVQALTASVGSYADAEAANALAVAASPAQTLEQDVFAVISAPLRALTGRAPIGPGSVGGGLAAVGQQIQQIPTTLATGFTETRDAVVAGIFGVPADSPFPAAQPGTFTGSPSLATRLEISALWPVKDFLDFSGIYNQWGMPNSPFLALVAANTPPLSLILGNSPPRLLPLLLGETVQHSTFDRMSVVQITPAHPSGNYVVAIHGGAFILPPTLFHWLDYTVMAYQTGATIEVPIYPLMQQGGTAGTVVPAMAGLISAQIAAHGASHVSVLGDSAGGTLALAATEYLVANGNPVESSMVLLSPWLDLGLTNPNIGFVQDPLLPPLGTGAQQIGKIWAGSLPEDNYLVSPLYGSLQGLPTTTIYAGNLDSVAPDVLVLQQEAALAGAPMSFVLGNGGIHDWVLLTPDGFQYWPQIDQELGV; encoded by the coding sequence ATGTCGTATCTGATCGCTTTCCCGGACATATTGACTTCGGCTGCAGCGGAATTGGCTGCCATCGGCTCGAGCGTCAGCGCGGCTCATGCCGCGGCGGCGGCCTCGACGACGGGAATCCTGGCCCCGGCCGAGGACGAGGTGTCGGCGGCCATCACGGCGCTGCTCAGTGCCCGGGGTCAGGACTTCCAGGCACTCGGTACGCAGGCGTCGGCCTTTCATTCCCAGTTCGTGCAGGCGTTGACCGCGAGTGTGGGCTCGTACGCCGACGCCGAGGCCGCCAACGCGCTGGCGGTGGCGGCCAGTCCGGCTCAAACCCTCGAACAGGACGTGTTCGCTGTGATCAGCGCGCCCCTTCGGGCGCTGACCGGCCGCGCACCGATCGGCCCCGGCTCCGTCGGGGGCGGTCTTGCCGCCGTCGGACAGCAGATCCAACAGATTCCCACGACGCTGGCCACCGGCTTCACCGAGACTAGGGACGCGGTTGTCGCTGGAATCTTCGGGGTGCCGGCCGATTCGCCGTTCCCGGCCGCGCAGCCGGGGACATTCACCGGAAGTCCTTCTCTGGCAACCAGGCTCGAGATCTCCGCGTTGTGGCCGGTGAAGGATTTCCTGGATTTCAGCGGCATCTACAACCAGTGGGGGATGCCGAATTCCCCATTTCTGGCGCTGGTTGCCGCCAACACCCCGCCACTGTCGCTGATCCTGGGCAACTCACCGCCGAGGCTGTTGCCGTTGCTGCTGGGAGAAACCGTGCAGCACAGCACCTTTGACAGGATGAGCGTTGTGCAGATCACCCCGGCTCATCCGTCCGGCAATTATGTCGTGGCTATTCACGGCGGCGCCTTCATCCTGCCGCCCACTCTCTTTCACTGGCTCGACTACACGGTGATGGCCTACCAGACCGGTGCCACCATCGAGGTGCCGATCTATCCGCTGATGCAGCAAGGGGGCACCGCCGGCACGGTGGTTCCCGCAATGGCCGGTCTTATCTCCGCGCAGATCGCCGCGCACGGGGCCTCCCATGTCAGCGTGCTCGGTGACTCCGCCGGCGGCACCCTTGCGCTGGCGGCGACTGAATACCTGGTGGCCAACGGCAACCCCGTCGAATCGTCGATGGTGCTGCTGTCGCCCTGGCTGGATCTCGGGCTGACCAATCCCAACATCGGGTTCGTCCAGGACCCGCTGCTCCCCCCGCTGGGCACCGGGGCGCAACAGATCGGCAAGATCTGGGCGGGCAGCCTCCCCGAGGACAACTATCTGGTCAGCCCGCTGTACGGGTCACTGCAGGGACTCCCGACGACGACCATCTACGCGGGCAACCTCGACTCGGTCGCCCCCGACGTGCTCGTCCTGCAGCAGGAAGCCGCGCTCGCAGGTGCTCCGATGAGCTTCGTCCTGGGCAACGGCGGAATCCACGACTGGGTGCTGCTGACCCCGGACGGCTTCCAATACTGGCCGCAGATCGACCAGGAACTGGGGGTCTGA
- a CDS encoding ATP-binding protein yields the protein MATVPACRTCGTQPRRGARFCDGCGASVAELDTLAEYKQVTVLFADVVRSMDIAAAVGAERLREIMAGLVDRASAVVHRYGGTVDKFTGDGIMAVFGAPAALEDHAVRACLAALGVQEETARLAVEVAEHDGIDLRLRVGLNSGQVITGEIGSGALGYTAIGEQVGMAQRMESVAAPGVVMLSASTARLVDGAATLGEPELVHIKGADRPVTARRLLDVRDGRSATGRGESSLVGRHWETAIVEGLLSRAIGGHGGVVGVVGLPGIGKSRMVREAAAAARSHDVAVFTTFCESHATDVPFRVVARLLRAVTGVEGLGAQAARAQVRARVRDADHEDLALFDDLLGIADPAVQLPRIDPDARRRRLTALVNGASLARQAPTVYVIEDAHWIDEVSESMLTEFLAVIAQTPSLVLVTYRPEYRGALTRVAGAHTIALEPLSDSETTALVCELLGDDRSVGELARKVSERAAGNPFFAEEMVRELAERGVLCGKPGAYLSNADVADVGVPATLQATIAARIDRLDPQAKRTLCAAAVVGSRFSGELLRELGAGTAVADLLAAQLIDHVSLAGQPVYAFHHPLIRTVAYESQLKSDRAELHRRLAAAIEARDPESADQNAAMIAEHREAAGDLDVAYGWHMRAATWATHRDIGAARMSWERALNIADGLPAADPNRTAMRIAPRTMLCGTAFRVHMDVAGNRFEELRQLCSAAGDKASLAIGMAGLVIDHAYHARMGEASHLATEAMALIESLADPTLTVGLSFAPIYAKIQCTEGNDGLRWSQAVIDLADGDPFKGNFLLGSPLALAFTSRGISRYLLGRPGWRDDLERGVAMARRTDPMSYAQVVAYVYAGIPLCVLKPDDHALREIEDALRVAERSSDDIALNLAQLVLGCALAQRRTEAERARGHDLLAGLGEAFEGGEHLLADLPLVHVYVARDKARRGDRDRAVALLRAATDQLVGDERLLVWGLPATGALVETLLDRGGTGDVDEARAAVARLAAAPADEGLVMREIWLWRLRALLARAQGDDAAYARCRNRYRTMAEALAFEGHMAWAEAMP from the coding sequence ATGGCCACAGTGCCGGCGTGCCGTACGTGTGGTACCCAGCCGCGCCGGGGTGCACGGTTCTGCGATGGCTGCGGCGCATCGGTCGCAGAATTGGACACCCTTGCGGAGTACAAACAGGTGACCGTGCTGTTCGCCGATGTGGTGCGTTCGATGGACATCGCCGCGGCCGTCGGGGCGGAGCGCCTGCGCGAGATAATGGCCGGCTTGGTCGACCGTGCGTCGGCGGTGGTGCACCGGTACGGCGGGACGGTAGACAAATTCACCGGCGACGGGATCATGGCGGTTTTCGGTGCGCCGGCGGCGCTGGAGGACCACGCCGTTCGCGCGTGCCTGGCGGCGCTCGGGGTTCAGGAGGAGACCGCGAGGCTGGCCGTCGAGGTCGCGGAGCACGACGGTATCGACTTGCGGCTGCGCGTGGGCCTGAACTCCGGCCAGGTGATCACCGGCGAAATCGGTTCGGGGGCCTTGGGTTACACGGCGATCGGCGAGCAGGTCGGAATGGCTCAGCGAATGGAGTCGGTGGCTGCGCCCGGTGTGGTCATGCTCAGCGCGTCGACGGCGCGGCTGGTCGATGGCGCCGCCACCCTGGGTGAGCCGGAGCTGGTCCACATCAAGGGCGCGGACCGGCCCGTCACGGCTCGCCGGCTATTGGATGTGCGCGACGGGCGTAGTGCCACAGGGCGCGGTGAGTCGAGCCTGGTCGGACGGCACTGGGAGACCGCCATCGTCGAAGGCTTGCTGAGCCGCGCCATCGGCGGTCATGGCGGCGTGGTCGGCGTGGTGGGCCTACCGGGTATCGGGAAGAGCCGAATGGTGCGCGAGGCTGCCGCGGCAGCCCGAAGCCACGACGTAGCGGTGTTCACCACTTTCTGCGAATCGCACGCCACGGACGTGCCCTTTCGCGTCGTGGCACGGCTGCTGCGCGCGGTCACGGGAGTCGAAGGCCTTGGCGCGCAAGCGGCCCGCGCCCAGGTTCGCGCCAGGGTGCGCGATGCAGATCACGAGGACTTGGCGCTTTTCGACGACCTGCTGGGCATCGCCGATCCCGCTGTACAGCTGCCCAGAATCGACCCGGACGCGCGGCGGAGGCGACTGACCGCCCTGGTCAACGGGGCATCGCTGGCCCGTCAGGCCCCGACGGTCTACGTCATCGAAGACGCCCACTGGATCGACGAGGTCAGCGAGTCGATGCTGACAGAGTTTCTCGCCGTGATCGCACAGACGCCGTCGCTGGTGTTGGTGACCTACCGGCCCGAATATCGGGGGGCGTTGACCCGGGTTGCGGGGGCACACACCATTGCCCTTGAGCCGCTGAGTGATTCCGAAACAACGGCGCTGGTATGCGAGCTGCTCGGCGACGATCGCTCCGTTGGCGAGCTGGCCCGCAAGGTCAGCGAACGCGCTGCCGGCAACCCGTTCTTCGCCGAGGAGATGGTGCGTGAACTGGCCGAGCGGGGGGTGCTGTGCGGGAAGCCCGGCGCGTACCTGTCGAACGCCGATGTCGCAGATGTGGGTGTGCCCGCCACGCTGCAGGCGACCATCGCCGCGCGCATCGACCGGCTCGACCCGCAGGCCAAACGCACCCTGTGTGCGGCGGCGGTGGTCGGCTCGCGCTTCAGCGGGGAGCTGTTGAGGGAGTTGGGGGCCGGTACGGCTGTCGCCGACTTGCTGGCGGCGCAGCTCATCGATCACGTCAGCCTCGCCGGGCAACCGGTGTACGCGTTCCACCATCCGCTGATTCGCACGGTGGCCTACGAATCACAGCTGAAATCGGATCGCGCGGAACTGCACCGGCGACTAGCCGCCGCGATCGAAGCCCGCGATCCGGAATCGGCCGATCAGAACGCCGCGATGATTGCCGAACACCGGGAGGCCGCTGGTGATCTCGACGTCGCCTACGGCTGGCATATGCGCGCCGCGACCTGGGCGACACACCGCGACATCGGCGCGGCGCGGATGAGTTGGGAGCGCGCCCTCAACATCGCCGACGGGTTGCCCGCCGCGGACCCGAATCGAACCGCCATGCGCATAGCGCCACGAACGATGTTGTGCGGCACAGCCTTTAGAGTACACATGGACGTCGCCGGCAATCGATTCGAAGAGCTGCGGCAGTTGTGCAGCGCCGCCGGAGACAAGGCTTCACTGGCCATCGGCATGGCGGGGCTGGTGATCGACCACGCATACCATGCCCGGATGGGCGAGGCGTCGCACCTGGCAACGGAGGCCATGGCGCTCATCGAGTCGCTCGCTGATCCGACCCTGACCGTGGGGCTGTCCTTCGCGCCCATCTATGCCAAGATCCAGTGCACCGAGGGCAACGATGGATTGCGTTGGTCTCAGGCGGTCATCGACCTGGCTGACGGTGATCCGTTCAAAGGCAACTTCCTGTTGGGGTCGCCGCTGGCGCTGGCCTTCACTTCCCGGGGCATTTCCCGGTATCTGCTCGGTCGCCCCGGATGGCGCGACGACCTGGAGCGCGGCGTTGCCATGGCGCGCCGCACCGACCCCATGTCCTACGCCCAGGTCGTCGCCTACGTCTACGCGGGGATACCGCTGTGCGTGCTGAAGCCCGACGACCATGCGCTGCGCGAAATCGAGGATGCGTTGCGCGTCGCCGAACGGTCCAGTGACGACATCGCGCTGAACCTAGCCCAGCTGGTGCTGGGATGTGCTCTGGCACAACGCCGCACGGAAGCGGAGCGCGCGCGCGGACACGACCTTCTCGCGGGGCTCGGCGAAGCCTTCGAGGGCGGCGAACACCTGCTGGCCGATCTGCCCCTCGTTCACGTCTACGTGGCGCGCGACAAGGCGCGACGTGGGGACCGCGACCGGGCGGTCGCGCTTCTGCGCGCCGCGACCGACCAACTGGTCGGCGACGAACGGCTGCTGGTCTGGGGATTGCCGGCGACGGGTGCTCTGGTCGAGACACTGCTCGATCGTGGAGGTACAGGTGACGTGGACGAAGCCCGGGCCGCAGTCGCGCGGCTAGCCGCCGCGCCGGCCGACGAGGGGTTGGTGATGCGCGAGATCTGGCTGTGGCGGTTGCGGGCTCTGCTGGCCCGGGCTCAGGGCGATGACGCGGCGTACGCCCGCTGCCGCAACCGCTACCGCACGATGGCCGAAGCGCTGGCCTTCGAGGGGCACATGGCGTGGGCCGAGGCAATGCCGTGA
- a CDS encoding LEPR-XLL domain-containing protein, with product MGRAFETTLPRVLMSGDAGPEAARRAPPGTQSRQ from the coding sequence CTGGGCCGGGCGTTCGAGACGACCCTCCCGCGGGTACTGATGTCGGGGGATGCGGGGCCCGAGGCCGCACGACGGGCACCGCCGGGTACGCAATCGCGCCAGTGA
- a CDS encoding M20/M25/M40 family metallo-hydrolase has protein sequence MADHHESTRALLQELLWTYGPCGQEEAVRAVCARELQPVVDDMWTDDAGNLIGYFAADGSSANIAERRHRHGSAAATEPGSATRVLAHMDELSMLVKRVEPDGTLHLTQLGTMYPGNFGLGPVAVLGDHDTLTAVLTLGSEHTTKESPRIWETKPDRGDRSLDWHHVYVFTGLTCEQLAAAGVHAGTRVCVERSKRTLVDAGNYVGSYFLDDRAAVTALLRAARLLREREQRPARDVYFVFTTNEEIGGVGGSYASRTLPGTLTLALEVGPTEREYGTTVAGGPIVGYSDALCVYDKDVADRLMKIATDRGHKPQPAALGAFMSDASHAKANGLTPRAGLLCLPTLSTHGFEVMARSAVDDMAAIVVDFLL, from the coding sequence ATGGCCGACCACCACGAATCCACCCGTGCCCTGTTACAAGAGCTGTTGTGGACTTACGGTCCGTGCGGCCAGGAGGAGGCGGTACGCGCCGTATGCGCCCGCGAACTGCAGCCCGTCGTCGACGACATGTGGACCGACGACGCCGGGAACCTGATCGGCTATTTCGCCGCGGACGGCTCCTCGGCGAACATCGCCGAGCGGCGTCATCGCCATGGCTCTGCCGCCGCGACCGAGCCCGGGAGCGCCACGCGGGTCCTGGCGCACATGGACGAACTGTCCATGCTGGTCAAGCGCGTGGAACCCGATGGAACGCTTCACCTGACGCAGCTGGGCACCATGTACCCGGGAAATTTCGGGCTCGGCCCGGTGGCTGTGCTCGGTGACCACGACACGCTCACGGCGGTCCTGACGCTGGGCTCCGAACACACCACCAAGGAGAGCCCGCGCATCTGGGAGACCAAGCCCGACCGGGGCGACCGCTCACTCGATTGGCACCACGTCTACGTTTTCACGGGCCTGACCTGCGAGCAGCTCGCCGCCGCGGGTGTGCACGCCGGCACCCGGGTATGCGTCGAGCGCAGCAAGAGGACCCTGGTCGACGCCGGCAACTATGTGGGCTCCTACTTTCTCGACGACCGGGCCGCGGTGACGGCGCTGCTGCGCGCGGCGCGCCTGCTGCGCGAGCGCGAACAACGACCCGCCCGCGACGTCTATTTCGTGTTCACCACCAACGAGGAGATCGGCGGGGTGGGTGGCTCGTACGCCAGCCGCACGCTGCCCGGCACGCTCACCCTCGCCCTGGAGGTCGGACCTACCGAGCGCGAGTACGGAACCACCGTCGCCGGAGGCCCCATCGTCGGTTACAGCGACGCCTTGTGCGTCTACGACAAGGACGTCGCCGACCGGCTGATGAAGATCGCGACCGACCGCGGGCACAAGCCGCAGCCCGCCGCCCTCGGCGCCTTCATGTCCGACGCTTCGCACGCCAAAGCCAATGGGCTCACCCCGCGGGCGGGATTGTTGTGCCTGCCCACGCTGAGTACGCACGGTTTCGAGGTGATGGCGCGAAGCGCGGTCGACGACATGGCGGCGATCGTCGTCGACTTTCTCCTCTAG
- a CDS encoding class I SAM-dependent methyltransferase: MSQDPVELTRGLLTTPAGLRNGFLDVLGESTTAPAPTFAQRAMNSPLVATVYERLWRPTSFYMASGITARAEQRRAASALRLSTARLLLDVACGPGNFTGSLAEQLADGGVAVGFDISEPMLGRAVLDNSTARTSYVRGDARSLPFAEGTFDAVCCFGALYLMPEPFRVVREMVRVLAPGGAIAVLTSYAPEVLPIRFALNAGARLIGLTMFDRDAFVDCFASAGLVEIEQQTQRALQFVAARKPG, translated from the coding sequence ATGAGCCAGGATCCGGTCGAGCTGACCCGCGGCCTCCTCACGACGCCCGCCGGGCTGCGCAACGGTTTCCTCGACGTGCTGGGCGAGTCGACGACCGCTCCTGCCCCGACGTTTGCTCAACGCGCCATGAACAGCCCGTTGGTGGCGACCGTCTACGAGCGGCTGTGGCGCCCCACCTCCTTTTACATGGCAAGCGGCATCACCGCGCGCGCCGAACAGCGGCGCGCGGCGTCGGCCCTGCGGCTGTCCACCGCTCGCCTGCTGCTCGATGTCGCCTGTGGCCCCGGTAATTTCACCGGATCTCTCGCCGAACAACTCGCCGACGGCGGCGTGGCCGTGGGTTTCGACATCTCCGAGCCGATGCTGGGCCGGGCCGTGCTGGACAACAGCACGGCCCGCACGAGTTACGTGCGCGGCGATGCCCGCAGCCTGCCGTTCGCCGAGGGCACCTTCGACGCCGTCTGCTGTTTCGGCGCGCTCTACCTGATGCCGGAGCCGTTTCGAGTCGTGCGGGAGATGGTGCGGGTGCTCGCGCCCGGGGGCGCGATAGCGGTCCTCACCAGTTACGCACCCGAGGTGTTGCCCATCCGGTTCGCGCTGAATGCCGGCGCCAGGCTGATCGGGCTCACCATGTTCGACCGAGACGCGTTCGTCGACTGTTTTGCGTCGGCAGGGCTGGTCGAGATCGAGCAGCAGACCCAGCGCGCGTTACAGTTCGTCGCCGCCCGAAAGCCGGGCTGA
- a CDS encoding phosphotransferase family protein produces MSDRQMWSTTPFSSDRPTGGYYLPIGLVDMELSTPPVELADDTTVFLLAPEQEAPAAVLKVARGLLGAAELRTQRRVLSELAIHQGLDTTWRELLPRVLAFDERTNATLSVESFRPGIDMAEVLAMRPDRVEELTVAALRAIAPLHRQTTTFLGVNNACMLRRWLAEPLAGLSDMCGRLDPGRRPTVERLSSMLRRDLRGWRVPVSWTHGGYTPGNVRVDDAQGRVTGIVDWGAARSGRPALIDEYLMTLTASSQVQGAGLGTVVTERLRAGGLLERERNALLAARTQTDAHFDDSDLGEEGRVDERIATLLTWLHHVTDVWRLRATYPNHHDWWATNVAPVLDVATTLDWKRVGD; encoded by the coding sequence ATGAGCGACAGGCAGATGTGGTCGACAACGCCGTTCTCGTCGGACCGGCCGACCGGTGGCTACTACCTCCCGATCGGGCTCGTCGACATGGAGCTCAGCACGCCGCCGGTGGAGCTCGCCGACGACACCACGGTGTTTCTGCTCGCCCCCGAACAGGAAGCGCCGGCGGCGGTGCTGAAGGTGGCCCGCGGCCTGCTGGGAGCCGCAGAGCTGCGCACCCAGCGCCGTGTGCTGTCCGAGCTCGCGATCCACCAGGGGCTCGACACAACATGGCGTGAACTGCTGCCGCGAGTCCTGGCCTTCGACGAGCGCACGAACGCGACGCTGTCCGTCGAGTCCTTTCGGCCCGGCATCGACATGGCCGAGGTGCTGGCAATGCGCCCGGATCGCGTCGAGGAACTGACCGTCGCGGCCCTGAGAGCGATCGCGCCGCTGCACCGGCAGACCACGACATTCCTCGGCGTCAACAACGCATGCATGTTGCGGCGCTGGCTGGCCGAACCTTTGGCGGGGCTGAGCGACATGTGCGGCCGGCTGGATCCCGGCAGGAGACCGACCGTCGAGAGGCTGTCGTCGATGTTGCGTCGCGACCTCCGCGGCTGGCGCGTGCCGGTGAGCTGGACGCACGGCGGCTACACCCCCGGCAACGTCCGGGTGGACGATGCGCAAGGCCGGGTGACGGGCATCGTCGACTGGGGCGCGGCGCGCTCGGGGCGTCCGGCGCTGATCGACGAGTACCTCATGACCCTGACGGCGAGTTCTCAGGTGCAGGGCGCCGGGCTGGGAACGGTGGTCACCGAGCGGTTGCGGGCGGGTGGCCTGCTGGAACGCGAGCGCAACGCCCTGCTCGCCGCCCGCACCCAGACGGACGCGCACTTCGACGATTCCGACCTCGGCGAAGAAGGTCGCGTCGACGAACGCATCGCAACCCTGCTGACGTGGCTCCACCACGTCACCGACGTGTGGCGGCTGCGTGCGACCTACCCCAACCACCACGACTGGTGGGCCACCAACGTGGCTCCGGTGCTCGACGTCGCCACGACCCTGGACTGGAAGCGCGTCGGGGACTGA